In the Malania oleifera isolate guangnan ecotype guangnan chromosome 1, ASM2987363v1, whole genome shotgun sequence genome, one interval contains:
- the LOC131164528 gene encoding uncharacterized protein LOC131164528 yields MGDESREALIKRRKGITRCISHAQDELKSFRSWLRWMCVDQSSAWTACLSWCLFLLLAVVVPALSHFVLACPTCDSRHHRPYDAIVQFSLSGVAVLSFLCLTGFVKKYGLRRFLFFDKLYTESETVRNEYTLQLNRSLSLLLVFVLPCFAAVSAYKIWWYTSGASQIPFLGNVYLSDAVACVLELLSWLYRTTVFFLVCVLYRLICHLQILRLQDFAQVFQVESDVETVLLEHLRIRRHLRIISHRYRSFILLALTIVTASQLASLLNTTRSHADVNIFRAGELALCSVTLVTGLFIIFRSATKITHKAQAVTCLASKWHVCATIDSFDTADAETPRAPPQGGCAAFDGQVLPLSGESSDGEDAAGEEDDLDNTKLVPAYAYNTISFQKRQALVTYFENNRAGITVYGFMLDRSWLQLIFGIELSLVLWLLGKTVGIS; encoded by the exons ATGGGAGACGAAAGCAGAGAGGCGTTGATTAAACGGAGAAAGGGGATCACGCGCTGCATATCCCACGCGCAGGACGAGCTGAAGAGCTTCAGATCGTGGCTGCGGTGGATGTGCGTGGACCAATCGAGCGCGTGGACGGCGTGCCTCTCCTGGTGCCTGTTCCTGCTGCTGGCGGTGGTGGTGCCCGCCCTGTCCCACTTCGTCCTGGCTTGCCCCACCTGCGACTCCCGCCACCACCGCCCCTACGACGCCATCGTGCAGTTCTCCCTCAGCGGCGTCGCCGTCCTCTCCTTCCTCTGCCTCACCGGCTTCGTCAAGAAGTACGGCCTCCGCAGGTTCCTCTTCTTCGATAAGCTTTATACCGAGAGCGAGACCGTCCGCAATGAATACACCCTGCAGCTCAAT AGATCACTGTCCCTGTTACTGGTGTTCGTGTTGCCGTGCTTCGCGGCGGTGAGCGCCTACAAGATATGGTGGTACACCTCGGGGGCGTCGCAGATCCCGTTTCTCGGCAACGTTTACCTGAGCGACGCCGTGGCGTGCGTGCTGGAGCTCCTCTCCTGGCTCTACCGCACCACCGTCTTCTTCCTCGTCTGCGTCCTCTACCGCCTCATCTGCCACCTCCAGATCCTCCGCCTCCAGGACTTCGCCCAGGTCTTCCAGGTGGAGTCCGACGTCGAGACTGTCCTCCTCGAGCACCTCCGCATCCGCCGCCACCTCCGCATCATCAGCCACCGCTACCGCTCCTTCATCCTGCTCGCCCTCACCATCGTCACCGCCAGTCAGCTCGCCTCCCTCCTCAACACCACCCGCTCCCATGCCGATGTCAACATTTTCCGAGCCGGCGAACTTGCC CTGTGTTCGGTGACATTGGTGACGGGGCTGTTCATAATATTTCGGAGTGCGACGAAGATTACGCACAAGGCGCAGGCGGTCACGTGCCTGGCGTCCAAGTGGCACGTGTGCGCCACCATCGACTCTTTCGACACGGCGGATGCGGAGACGCCGAGGGCGCCACCTCAGGGCGGGTGCGCCGCCTTTGATGGCCAGGTTCTTCCTCTCAGCGGAGAGTCGTCAGATGGGGAGGACGCGGCAGGGGAGGAAGATGACCTCGACAACACCAAGCTTGTGCCGGCCTACGCCTACAATACCATCTCCTTCCAAAAACGACAAGCCCTCG tgACGTATTTCGAGAACAACAGAGCAGGAATTACAGTGTATGGGTTCATGCTAGACAGAAGTTGGCTTCAGCTTATTTTCGGAATTGAGCTCTCTCTCGTCCTCTGGTTGCTTGGCAAAACTGTTGGTATCTCTTGA